The DNA sequence tCTTGTTTACAGCAACAACAGATTCATTTTGTACTATAaaaagtttctttttttttttaattttacatgaACAGATTTCCAGAAGATGTAATTCTTTATAAACACAAAGTGAACTtcttatactgaataagtatattagaaaaaagtaatgttttttgtcatCTAAAAGTGATTGACCTATAATTCACACTGATTCAACAAACACCAAAACACTAATAAACTAACATTGATCAAAAATATTCCAACAAATGTAAATTGCAATGTTAGTGTTGGTTGGAGTTTGCTGGATCAGTTTGTACGCTGTACAGAAAAGTAATAATCCCAACAAAATTCCAGTAACAAACGATCACATTTATGAATGACAGAAAGCAGTATTTTCCCCTCGGTGGTCTCTGGCAATCTTAATACGGAAATGTGCTGTAATCCACAGAATTTTCTTTATACAGATACATCGAAAGGATCATACCACATATCTGCAGAGAAAACAGAAGgtatttacataaataaacattatataatatattaacatGGCACTCACTTAAAACCTTAAAAAGTCAAATAATGCTGATTATATTGCTAAAACAAACCCTAAGGGATGAAAAAGTCACATTTGCACCACAAACTAGAGATTATACAGTGGGTACAACTATCACACCTCAATCAAAATATACCTTGCCAGTATTCCACTCTGAAATCTCTGTGAGGAAACAATAATTAACAAATAACCATATGGACCTTTGTGCAATCATATTCTGTAACTCCAAACTTACAAAATAAACACGAAAACCTGAGAAAATGCTTGTGAATAATAAAACTAAATGTGTGTGAACACAATTTAGTTTTTTCCACGCCAAGCACATGCATTAATAGCTTATTACACAGCACTAATAaatgcttcattctgattggccagtcgcgacaTTCCAAGGTATATTATTCAGAGAAAACAAATGCCTGAAACTAATAACACGCGTTAACCCGTTAACCTCATTTTGACATGTAAGGTTTAAtagtacacaaaattaaatataaatatgtattttaataacatatgcactcacctaaaggattattaggaacaccatactaatactgtgtttgaccccctttcgccttcagaactgccttaattttatgtggcattgattcaacaaggtgctgaaagcattcttaagaaatgttggcccatattgataggatagcatcctgcagttgatggagatttgtgggatgcacatccagggcacgaagctcccgttccaccacatcccaaagatgctctattgagttgagatctggtgactgtgggggccattttaatacagtgaactcattgtcatgttcatgaaaacaatttgaaatgatttgagctttgtgacatggtgcattatcctgctggaagtagccatcagaggatgggtacatggtgatcataaagggatggacatggtcagaaacaatgctcaggtaggttgtggcatttaaacaaggcccaattggcactaaagggcttaaagtgtgccaagaaaacatcccccacaacATTACACcaacaccaccagcctgcacagtggtaacaaggcatgatggatccatgttctcattctgtttacaccaaattctgactctaccatccgaatgtctcaacagaaatcgagactctttagaccaggcaacatttttccagtctttaactgtgtatttttggtgagcttgtgcaaattgaaggctattttttcttatttgtagtggagatgagtggtactcgGTGGTGTcttttgctgttgtagcccatccgcctcaaggttgtgcgtgttgtggcttcacaaatgctttgctgcaaacctcggttgtaatgagtggttatttcagtcaaagttgctcttctatcagcttgaatcagtcggcccattctcctctgacctctagcatcaacaaggtaTTTTCCCCACAGatctgccgcatactggatgtctTTCCCATTTCACATCATTATTTGTAAGCCCTATAAATGGTTGTGTATGAAAATCCCATTAACTGAgaagattgtgaaatactcagactggcccgtctggcaccaacaaccatgccacgctcaaaattgcttaaatcacctttcttttcagttctgacattcagtttggagttcaggaaattgtcttgaccaggaccacacccttaaatgcactgaagcagctgccatgtgattggttgattagataattgcattaataagaaattgaacaggtgttcctaataatcctcaTCTTAAAACGTAAAGTAAACAGATTTTCCTTGCAgaaggtctgcatttgttaaaaatgagcaaataaaatatttaaaatcaatatttaatgttccctGCCTTACTTGTGAGgtaaatagccgtgtaataagcaggataatgtgatgttgttatcacaaaataagccccttcagtgtgatacaagactgAGCACACTGTcagggcttatttctgcgataacaacttgttgcctgtacattatcccttacataacacCTCACAGGTTTAAACCACTCAACACCACATGGGTCACAAACATTAACCTTGACAGCTGAACATGGCTGCCATGCGATTTTCTACGGCAACATCGCCGTTTGCAGTTGAGGCAATAGTAGGTCATGAGACATATCCATTGAAGACACTATAGGACATAACAGCAAATAGTCCGgacatttaacttttttaacatGACTTCAGTTTGAATAAAGTCTGGATATAGAAAGGATTAAAATAGTTTGCATCAAAACTGTGTCTAATGTAGTTTATGACTCTTATTTTCTTACCTCCACCACAGCAAGGgctaaaataaccaccagaatATAGAAAAGATTATCGTGCACCCAGGTTTGTATGGTTTCACTGCAACCCTTTGCAacaaaaaaactgattaaattagtttaaagtaaaattaaaggtgcagtgtgtcatttttagaaggatctcttcacagaaatgcaaaaaataaataaatacaaaactatattatcaggggtgtacaaagacctttcataatgaacctttatgtgtttattaccttagaatgagacgtttttatctacatacacagagggtccccttacatggaagtcgccattttgtgccgccatttttctacagaagctcttaatggacaattttctttactaagttgtctccgacgatgacatgtttgtccggtggcggctaccgtagcttctctatgtgtttcaaaagtaaGGGGTGAGCATTGGACtacgccgttggttgcaattcgcaacctcaccactagatgccgctaaaatgtacacactgcacctttaagtgatcTGTTATAAAAACACATGGCAAAATAGCCTCCGAAAATATACCTGGGGATAAGTGCTGCAGCTGTAATTTGAAATGGAAAAATTTGATGGACATTGAGGACATTGATCATTGATTTTATGTACTGCGTCAGTGGTATTGTCTATATAGTAGCATGAACAGGGTACAGATTCCCAGTCTACTTTTCCATCCCATCCACAGCATTTGCCCTGCAGATACATGCAGATAAATTTTTCAATGTAATTGTCAAACAACAAAACTTTCAAGTTTCATCATATCATGATCACATGTACAGACTGTTGAAAATGTTTGTCTTGTTGCATACTTCAGTGTGTTGTTTTGTGTATATATTGCGCTTATGCAACACATCTCACCTTCTGCTGAATGTACTCAAAGGTTCGCTCAAAATTCTGAAGACTGGAATTCTTTCCAAATGACTTTATTAGTGAAAAACTTTGCTCCTTCAGTTTATTCTCCAGCTGACAGAGGAAAGTCATAGATTTTATGGGTATAGTTTTCTGATCTACTTATCCATCAAATTTATGAACTAACCCATGACACCATCAACATATAAAacataaaggtgcttaaaagatTATTCACATCAATGCCATAGAATAACTATTTTTGGTACTATTTAGTCAAaggttttttaaagaaattttctttcttacttttttatcagctgaataacaatttttcacaaaaaaagtgCATGCAACCAAAGATGGTAAAAGTGTATGCAACCAAAAATGTGATCTTCATGCTTCAGTTACCTCCGTCGTCTGTGTGTAGAGAAGAACCCCACCCACTATCTGTGCCGCGAAAAGAACCGTCAGAAGAATGAAGTACTGCAGATGAACAAAACTTATGTCAACAGCTGTTAACAGCTCAGTGAAGCAGATCTTAGTAGAAAAGATCAACTCACTGATAAACCATAAACAACAGGGTGTAGCTCAACCCCCAAGAGATATTACTGACTGTTACCAGAATCATACCAAGGAGTATCTACATCTCATACTTACAGTTGCTAGTAAGCATTTGACAGTCCTCAGAGATCCCAAACACCCCAGAAAGCCCAGTGACAAGGTCACAGATCCACAGATGATCAATAAGTTGGAGAAGAGAGAGATGGACATGTAGGTAATGGCGGACACTGCAAAACACATTGAATAAATGCTCACAAGAATAtagataaacaaaaaaaaaaacaacaacgattTGTTAATAAAATCCTTGCACAAAATATAAGACTCACTGAAAATGCTTTCATCTGAAAATTGCACCCATAGTCCCAAAGCTAAGACTAGCGACCCTAAAATCTAAAGGATccacaagtaaaaaaaaaacgtaatgttTAAGacagttttattcatttttttacagatatCACACCTTATGACACATAAGTAATGTACTCACAAAGAACATTAGGTTAAAGAGGAACAGGAAGTATTTGGTGAGACTGAGGCAGAACTCAGACGCCATATCTTaagcacaaaaaataaaaaatataaataattttaaaaaacatcaataGTTTAAATCTTCTAACATTCATTGCTAAAATGAAAAGTCTCAGTACTTCACATTAATCTCAGCGATTGAGGATCGAAACGTACGTAGTTGTCAAAACTGTTTCAATTTTGGTGTGACGCAGTTTGGTGCTTTTTACAAGAACTTTTTACTTTTCTCTGTGGGAACTGCATGTgtttcacatttgtttttttatttgtttacacTGATTTTGTGCCCCGAAGAATACAACATAATAACTCTCACTCCACTCACAAAAACAGGGTAAAGAATCTCCCCCGTATTCTCGAATTTCCTTGCCTATGGTGATGAAACCAAAGCTATCATTTTACACATGCAGGCATCTCATTAACTTTTCAAGCACTCACCGGCACATGGGACAAAAGTGCTTTGTTAGCTCTGATGACAATGTGAAAATATGTTCTTTGGTAGTTACGTAAATTCACAATGTTTTTAACCACTACATCCTGTTCAGTTTTTATATTTCTCCCTTACGGTGTTTTACTGTGGCTAGAAAGCTGTGATAACATACAGCATTTACGTAATacaatgtcatttaatgtaaaaaaaaattctcatcagCTTTTTTAGTGGCTGGAATGTCTCATAAATGTTACACACAGATAAAAGGTACATGacggtacaaaagttgtcactggggcggtaccttttcagAAAGCACACTTTGTACCTAAAAACTACATACGTTAGTACCTTAGAGGGACATACTGGTACCTACATATCAATACCTAAattttaggacctttttaaaatgtaccaTCCCGGGTataacttttgtaccttttttctgagagtgtttGAGATTTTGATTAAGGTCTTACATTTCCTGCtagaataaaaacattttcaccagaataaataaagattttaaacttACCTTAAATAAACAGGGATAAGTCAGATACTGTAGATAATGCAGAAAAATGAAATGTGGTCGTCTCTCTTGAGATCACGTAAAACAAACTTTGCATAAATATAATAGTTAATTCTGATTCGTTGTATTGCCTTTGAGTTCCATCCTGTGCGTCAAGCATCATAGACTCCATCAGCGGAAAGCATGTTCACATAACacctaacataaataaaatatcagCTTCCTCTCTCTTTAGAGCTAGGGGCAGTTTCACGGACAGGTTTAGATGAATCCAcgactaggctttagttatatTATACAGttactgtaagtcatttttacaaacatacctaaCAAAAAAActtatatgttaagatatgtcagtgcaaagtgttgttaaattaagcctGATCAATTATGCATTTTACTCTGGGACATAAGCCCGGTCTGGGAAACTGCTCCCTAATGTTTTTGTAAGTTAGTGCATATACAAATTTTGAGAGCCATTCTCATTTGTTTTGGTTTGTaaaaaaggatgtgttaatatttttacatattttttgcgTTATGCTAACACATTATctcctggtttcacagacaagccTTAAGACTCACGTTTCATCTGtttcaactgaaaataacttgcatcatTAATTTGTCTCACACCGCTAACATGttttaaggcatgtttattaaacatcttaatttatctaaggcctagtcatggctttagctaagccttgtctgtgaaaccagtggccggttgcataaacttttaagactagtcttaaaatttaatcatgattttttttcttcaagaaaGATTATAACTGTTCAAAGTATGTTCCATATAAAGGTAGATTTGTCTAAtgtaaatccaaataataagactgattagacTGACTCTAACTAATTGCTGGTTAGTCAGGCTCAttcttaaaggattattccattttcttaaaagaaaaatccagataatttccTCATCAtcatgtcatgcaaaatgttgatgtctttctttgttcagtcgagaagaaattatgttttttgaggaaaacattgcaggatttttctcattttaatggactttaatagagcccaacatctaatacccaactcaacacttaacagcccctctgcggagtttcaaaggaccgcaaacgatcccaaacgaggcataagggtcttgtctggcgaaatgattgtcatttttgacaagaaaaacaaaaaatatccactttcaaaccacaacttctcgtctagatccggtccagcgtgacctaacgtaaatgcgtagtgacgtagggaggtcacgtgttacatatataaaacgcacatttgcggaccattgtaaacaataaactgacacaaagacattaattagtatcagttgacatacaacaacgtaggaacagtcctctttcaacacacttgtaaacactggggcggagtttcgcgttcgtcctctgtgacctcttgacgtattgcgtgaggtcacgctggcgcatcacgaccgga is a window from the Misgurnus anguillicaudatus chromosome 4, ASM2758022v2, whole genome shotgun sequence genome containing:
- the cd37 gene encoding leukocyte antigen CD37, which produces MASEFCLSLTKYFLFLFNLMFFILGSLVLALGLWVQFSDESIFMSAITYMSISLFSNLLIICGSVTLSLGFLGCLGSLRTVKCLLATYFILLTVLFAAQIVGGVLLYTQTTELENKLKEQSFSLIKSFGKNSSLQNFERTFEYIQQKGKCCGWDGKVDWESVPCSCYYIDNTTDAVHKINDQCPQCPSNFSISNYSCSTYPQGCSETIQTWVHDNLFYILVVILALAVVEICGMILSMYLYKENSVDYSTFPY